The Maledivibacter sp. genomic interval TATGAGAAGACCAATAAGAAATTTGAGTTGGGATTGATCGCAAAGCAGGAAGTAATCAATAGTGAATTAAGTATGATTAAGGCGGAAAACGACTATAAATATGCACAAAATATCGTAAAGAATGCTAAAATGGGCTTGAATATGATATTAGGCTATGATGTGATGAAGGAAATAAAATTGCAGGATGAATTGAAATACAAGGAATTTGAAGCAGGCAGTATAGCAGAAGGGGTTTCAAAGGCATTATTAAACAGAAATGAAATAAAAGCAGCAGAGGTTGGTTATGAGATATCAAAGGTTAACTTTGCTATAGCGGAAAAGAAATATCCAGATGTTACATATCAGTTTAGAGAAAGCAAGGTTAATGTAGAGAAAGCAGAAAAGGAACTTGAAGATGCTAAAAAGGCCATTGAAATGGAAGTAAGGGGTAACTACCTAAATGTAATTCAAAAGCAAGAAGAAATAAAGGCGGGAAAGAAATCAGTAGAATTGGCAGAAGAAGCCCTGAGACTTAGTAGGCTATCCTATGATGTAGGGATGAGCGTATTAACGGATGTTCAAAAGGCTCAAACAGCATTTCTTCAAGCAAAGCTAGGACTTTCAAAAGCTATACTGGATTATAATTTAGCCGTTTTAAAATATGAAGATGTCATAGGAGTAGGAAGAGCAACCATATGGACAAGCGGCTTCTAAATAAAAGCATATGATATTCATAAAAACCTACAATCCTTTATTAAGATCGTAGGTTTTTTACATTTAAACAATATAAAAATAGTTAATATATAAACTATTTACATATAAAATATAAAGTGATATAATATTAATATATAAAATATAAATCTATTTAGTATCAATACATAAAATATCTGGGAGGTGGATCAGTGAATAAACGGAAACAAATATATGAAAGCTATAATTGGATAGGAGAAATTGCCAATAAAACAATTGTTGAACTAAAGAAAACCGCCGAGATATTGGAAGAAACCCATAATAATTTTTTTAACAAATTTGATATATCTAGTACTAAGTTTAATCTTTTGGTGATTCTATACAATGCTCCGGAAGAAGGCATGACTTTGTCGGAAATTGGTGGAGAAATGTTGGTTACAAAGGCAAATATAACTGGACTTGTGGATCGGTTGGAAAAACAAGGCTTTGTAACTAGAAGAAGACATCATAGGGATAGAAGAAAGGTAATGGCTGCAATAACTAAGCCAGGTAGGGAGTTTACTGAAAGAGTTATTGGGGAATACAAGGTATGGTCAAAGGATGTGATGACCATATTAGGTGATGATGAAAAAAGTCGATTATTGGGCCTATTCAGAAAGCTTCAAACGGGCTTGATTAGTAAAAAATTAGTTTAGGGAGGAGCAAAAGATAATGAGAAAAAGAGTATTTATAACAACTATTTTAATATCACTACTGGTATTTAATGTGGCCTTTGCAGTGGATGATATAAAAGAAGTAAAAAAGTCAACGGAAGAAAGTAAGACCATATCACTTACAATAGAAGAATCAGTTAAGCTTGGTCTTGAAAACAGTATAGATTTAAAGATTGTAAAGAATGAAATAGACTTAAGCGCTTTGAAGCAGAAGAGAACAAAAAATTTGAGTAAAAAGCTTGAGGATGGTGACGATAGAATAAGGGATGCAAGTGGACAAATAAACAAAGCTCAGCAGCTTTTAAATGCAGGAATCTCTCCTATTGATAAAAAAATAGGTAGTATTACTATTAAAGCTGGTCAACCAATACCAGATAGTATACCTGCTGATCAAAAGGCTGCAATTATACAAGGTATACAAGCAGAACTAAATAATAAGAAGAAAGCCCTTGAAGGTGGCGAGCTTTCCCTTGAAAGCTCACTAGATCAAGCGGGAATATCTATATCAGAAAAATTAAAATTTGAAACCTTAGATTCATTAGGGGTAAATTCAACATCGGATTTGATGACAACTATGGCAAATGTATCCTACGAAGTGACAAATGCTTCCTATGATATATACAAAAATAAGATTGCCATGCTTATACAAAAAAACTATTACGATGTACTAAAGGCTCAGAAGATATTGGCGGTAAAACGAAAAGCCATGGAAAGAGCTAAAAAGCAATATGAATTTTCAAAGGATAGCTTTGAGGTAGGTATGAAGGCCAAGGATGATATGTTACTTGCCGATGTCTATTATAAAAGTACTGAGATAGAATTCAGAAAAGCAGAGGGAGAACTTGAAAATGCTTTTATAGAATTAAAGAAAAATTTGAATGTTTCTTTAGATACAGAAATAGTACTTACTGATGTCCTAGTAGATGAAAGCGAGACGCCGGATTTTGAAGAGGGATTAAAGAGTGGTATGAAGAACAGATTGGAGATAAAAAAAGCCGTAGGCGAAGTAGCTATATATGATTTGAATTTTGAAGCTACGAAAAAGAAATATCCTTCTAATACCTATACACATAAGGAAGCAAAATTACTTAAGGAAAAGAAAAGATTGAATTATGACAAAGTATTTCAAGATGTAGAAACATCAATAAAACAGTCCTATGAAACCCTTATAACCGTTGGAGATATGCTTGAAAAGGCAAAGGATATGGTGGAAAAAGCAAGAGAAAGCGTTGAAATAGCAGAATTCAAATACAAAGAGGGCTTCGGTGTTGAGAGCAGTCTTCTTAAAAAACTTGATTTAGAAACCGCGGCAGGAACAATCGTAGAGGTATTAGCCGCTGAGGAAAATTTATCAAATGTGGAGGAGAAGGTTGTACAAATAATGTATAGCTATAATCTGGCTAAGGTTAAATATTATAATGATGCAGGGAAGTTTATTTATTAATAAAAAACGTTGAAGGCTTTAGGGTCAATGAATGGGGACAGTCTCCCGGATACATAAAAGGAATATGTGTCACATGGGACTGTCCCCATATCGCAGACATTTTAAAGCTGGATTATATATTTTGAAAGGGGAAATATAGGATGAAGAGTTTAAGTAAATCCATATGCATTTCAATCTGTTTATTGATGCTTTTAATGACGGGTTGTAGTGCTGGTGCTGAGGGAAAGGATGCAGTAAATGTATTTAATGAAGAAGAGGGGATAGTATCTCAGGGAGTTATAGAAGCTAAGGAAGTCAGTATAAATAGTAAGATACCAGGAAGAATCGGAAAGATATACGTGGAAGAGGGTATGGAAATAGAGGCAGGTAAACCAATCGTTGAAATAACCAGTGAAGAGCTTCAGGCTAAGAAGGAACAGGCCCTTGCCCTTGTAAAGGCTGCTGAGGCGGCTCATAAAGCAGCAAAGGGACAGGTTCAAGCGGCACAGTCTTTATCTCAAAAGGCACATAATGGAGCTAGGGAGCAGGAAATAGCCAAGGCTCAAGCCTACTATGATCTTATGGTTTCTACATATGAAAGGGTAGAAAAACTTTATGAAAAGGGTGCAGTTTCTGAGCAGAAGAAGGAAGAAGTTAAAACACAATTGGAGGTTGCTAAGCAAACATTGAGTATGGCTAAGGAAGGGGCAAGAAGTGAGGATATAAATAGTGCAGAAGCCCTTGTTACTCAAGCATTATCAATGGAACAGGCTGCAAAGGGCAAGCTAGAGCAAGCACAAGGCGGACTTCAAGAGGTTGAGGCTTATTTAAAGGATACTAAAATATGCGCTCCTATAAACGGTACTGTGACTCAGATAAATGCCGACGAAGGTGAGCTTGTGTCTACGGGAATGTCAATAGCTACCATCACAAACCTAAATAAAGCATGGGTAGAGGTTAAGATTAAGGAAACAGACCTTGAAAAGATAGCCTTAGGTCAAGAAGTGAAGGTAAAGGTGCCTAGCTTTTCAGATGAAATATTTAAGGGGAAAGTAGTACGAATTAACAAAAAACCTGACTTTGCTACTAAAAGAGCTACTAATGATAATGGGAATTTTGATATCATTGCCTTTGGTGTAAAGATAGAAATAGAAAACAATGAAAAGGTATTAAGACCAGGAATGACAGCCTTTGCTCAGTTTTTAAAATAGGTGGTGAAAGCCGTGATAAGCAGCCTTTGTACTACGATAAAAAGAGAATTCGATATAATGGTGAAGGCGAAGATGATATTCATAGTAATTATACTCATCCCTCTCCTTACCAATTTTTTATTCGGTTATGAATTTGGAAAGGATGTACTGACTAAGATACCCATGGCAGTATATGATGGAGATAACTCATCAATTAGTCGAATGATAGTGGAACAATTTAGAGAAAATGATATGTTTGATGTTAAGTATTACTTAAAAAACAGTGATGATATGAAGGGCTTAATGGATGACAGTAAGATAAGGGTAGGAATGGTGATCCCCAAGGGCTTTGGTAAGGATGTGACAGGAACCAAGTCCCCAAGTATATTAATGGTATATGATGGCAGTCACATGCCCATGGCAGCTGCTGCCAAGAAAAGTGCATCGGAGATACTATTGACCTTAAAAACCGGTGTATTTATGAAGCTGCTGCGGGGTAAGCTAAATCTTCCTGCGGACACAGCACAAAAAGTGGCTTTAGCCATAAATTTTAGCAGTAGAACATTGTATAATCCTACGGGAAGCTATAAGAACTTCTTAAACATAGGATTTGGAACTGCCATAGTACAATCAGGAATTGCCATAATGGCGGCAACAGCCATTAGGAGAGAAGAAATAGAAAAGGAAAAAAGCAAAAGAATAGGATATTTATTAGGGAAAATTATTTTCTATGGACTTTTAGGCTGGCTTTCCCTCGTATTATGTATATTTATTCAGAATAAGGTATTTAATATTCCACTTAGGGGACAATTCACCCATGCAGTGATACTCAGTATGGCACTTTCATTTGCAGTGGCATCCTTAAGCTTAATGATTTCCACATGGATTAGGGACTATATGTTTGCCACATTAGTAAATGCGGTCATATTCATACCTAATACAGTAATGGTAGGGTATACATGGCCAGTTTTATCTATGCCAAAACCCTATAGGATATTAGCTAATTTTTATCCCTTTTATCATTTTATAGATAATCTAAGGGACTTGTTCCTAAAGGGATTACCTATCTCAAAAATGGGTGGAGATATAGTATGGTTTATTAAGTTTACCATAGGGGTATTGATCATTGGTATACTAGGCATTTTGACGGCAAAGGGACGGGAATATATTGAGGAAAGTTCTCCAGATAAGGGGGGAGAAGAAATTGTCATTTCTTAAGATGATATTTAAAGAGTTAAAAAATACGATTTTAGATAGAGATGTCATACTGCTGATTTCATTAGGCTCTATATTTCTGACTCTTTTATTTGGTGGAGTATATATAAACAGCTATATTGAGGATATACCCGTTGCCATATTGGACGAAGATAATTCTAGCTTGAGTAGGATGATCGTACAACAGTTTGGTGATGACGATAGATTTGATTTGACCTATCATATAAATACAAGGGAAGAACTCAAGGATTTGATTGATTCCAGAAGGGTTCACATGGGGGTGTATATACCGCCGAATTTTTCTAAGGACGTTATGACCTTGGAGTCCTCCGACGTATTGATTCTTGTAGATGGAACCAACATGGTTGTAGGGAACAATGCATATGCCCAGGCTGTAAGTATAATTCAAACAATAGCCGCGGGAACGCAAATAAAGCTGATAGAGGCCAAGGGAATAGTGCCGAGTTTATCATATAATGTAGCTATGCCCTTTCAATTTACCGATAGAATGTTATATGATCCAAAGATGACATATATGAACTATCTGATCGTAGGATTTATTGGAATTTTTTTGCAACAGGTTATGTTTTCGGGTGTGGGAATAAGCGTTGTAAAAAGAGGAGAATATTTTGCAGGTAAAAATACAATCAAAAAGCTTGTACCAAAGGTAATTGCCTTAGCTATACTGGCGCTATCATCTATGTGTATTGCGATTCACATAGCCCAAAGGGTTTTTAATGTTCCTATAAGGGGGAGTATAGGCATTGGATTACTATTTGCCTTTGTATTCATATTGGCAATCACCTGTCCAGCGATTATATTGGCTTCAATCGTAAAGGACAAATTGAAGTTTGCACAAATTTCATATATGCTGTCCCTACCTACCTTTGCAGCCAGTGGATACCTGTGGACCATTGATCAGCTGCCGGCCCCGATGGTTGCTGTTTATAAATGTCTATGGCCCCTTATATACTTTGTAAGGCCCTTTGATGAGGTTATGGTAAAGGGCTTGAGATTTGAAATGATTAAGGGCAATATATATGGATTGCTTTTATATACCTTGATATGGATGCCCATAGCAATATTTATATTGAAAAGGAGATATAAAAACACTGAATGTACAAACTAACTTTTGGAAAAAATAGAAAAACTTTAACAAAATTTTAAAATATTGATATATAATAGAGATATGGTCTAATATCAAAATGTTGAATGTTATTCGGGTAAGTTTCGATGGCTTTTGATTTTGGGGTCCGATCTATGATATGGGGACAGACATTTAAGTTATAAGTTATAAGTTCAGAGTTCTAAGTATTTAGGTCAAGTCTTTTGGGTCTTCAAATACCTAAAAGGTTTGACATAAAACCTTGGAACTTGTAACTTGAAACCTCAAAAGCCCAACCCTTATAATTTATCACTTAGAACTGACAAAGCACAGCTTTGTCACAAACGGGGTGAATACATGGAAAATATAATTGATAAAATAGTGGATATAGATAGAAAGGCCCTTGATATAAAGGCAAAGACGGAGAAAATACTGCAGGACAATGGAAAAAAATTGAATGAAAAACTGGCTGAAATAGAAAAAAAGGAACTAGAAAATGCCAAAAAAGTTGGGGAGAAGAAATACCGAAAGCTTATAAAGCAAGGAGAAAATGAAAGGGATGAAATAAAATCCCATACAAAAAAAGAATGTAGAAAGCTAGAAGAAAGCTATACTAAGATTCATAAAAAATTAGAAAAAGAAATTTTTTCTGTAATATTTAAAGATAATTAACTGAGCAAATTGTGAAATCACCTTCTACAAAACCATCAAATATGCTTATATCTAATATACAAACCATTACTATAAAACAAACATTTCCATAGCATCTATTCAAATAATCATATCAAAATACTCTTATTTTTCCTTTATTCATACCAATATCTAATACAACAATCCAACTCCTAAATATACATATCACCCCATGGAATCGACCTAAATTTCATTTTCAACCATAGGAATGACCTGAAATTTTAATCTTAATCCATCACTAAAGACAATGCCACCAAAGCCCCCAACATCACTGAAAAAGGATGTGAAATTATGGGAAGCATAAAAAGATTTGCTGCTATAAATACGAAAATAAGGACATTGGAAGGACGACTTTTAACGGAGCATGACTACAGTAGATTGATAGCAATGAATAGTGTTGGTGATATAGCAAGATATCTAAAGGAGCATACTGCCTATACCACCGTACTTGAAGGCATTAATTTGTCATTGATAAATACGGATAAATTGGAGCTGTTACTAAAAAAATATATAGTGCAGCAATATCAAAGGCTCATACATTATTTTACCGATGAATATAGGAAGTTGTTTAAAATACTTTTCACAAGGTATGAAATAGAGGATTTAAAAATATTTTTAAGGGCCATAGACCGAGAAGAGAGCCTGGCAAATGTAAAGGATATGGTGGTATACTCGGGCATTTACAGCACTATAGATTACGATGACTTAAGCCTATCAAAGAATTTAGAGGGATTAATAGATAGATTGAGGGGAACCGTTTATCATAATGCATTGAAGGCATATACAAGGGAAGACCAAGAAAAAAGATTATTCTATATGGAAATGTCATTGGATCGTCTATATTTTAAGCTGCTCGCTGAAAAGCTAGAAAAGTTAGATAAAAGGGATAAGGATATATTAAGGGAGCTTCTTGGAAAAAATATAGATCTTATGAATCTTCAATGGATATATAGGGGTCTCAAATTCTATGGGCTTTCTCCAGAAGAGCTTATAAACTATACCCTGCACAATGGCCATTATTTGAATTTTAAAAGAATAAAGGAGCTGTGTTATGCAAAAAACGAAGGGGAACTCATATATAAGATGATAGATTCAAAATATGGCTTTTTGTTTGATAATAAGGATACACTAGAAATATTTATGGAAAGGCGTATAGAAAGATACCTATATTTTCTTTTACTTGATTATAAAAGGAAAGAGAAGATGAATATAATTGAAGCCGTTGTATTTATACATCTTTTAGAATATGAAATGCGGGATATCATATCCATAGTGGAAGCAGTACGATATGGAATGGATGAGGAAAGCACTACAAAATTCTTAGTTAGAGTTATTCAATAAATGAATGTGGGAGTCTTTGAGGGGAGGTGTAGTTATGGCAGTGGAAAAGATGGAAATGCTTAACCTAGTTGCACCCATGGATGAGATAGATAACATTTCAAGGGATATAGTCTTACTTCAAAATATTCATATTGTAAATGCTTTAAATGAAATAAACAAAAGTAACTTTACCCTGTGTGTATTAGAGGAAAATCTCGAGGAGCTTGTGGATATGTGTGTCATTAAACCCTATATGAAGGAAGCTGATTACAAGGGCATATCTGAAAAAATTAATAATTTGATGGGCTATCTTGGGTTGGATAAAGCTATCAAAGAAAAATATATAGATGAATCCTATGATTTTCAAGACTCGATAAAGGAAATAGAGGATATTTATCCAGAAATTTGTGGAGTTTATAAAGAAAAATTTATTTATAATCATGAGCTGAAAAAAATAGAGGAATTTGACAGCCACATACATCATCTAAAGAGAACCAATGTAGATCTAAGCAGCTTAAATAATCTTAGCTTTTTTAGTTATAAGATAGGGATTCTATCAAAGGAAAATATAAATAGGCTTAAGAAAAACTATGAAAATATATCCGCCATTGTTTTACATATAGGCAGTAATACAATAGGGGAGGTATATCTAGTTGTTAGCCCTAAGGACTTGGAAACTGAAACCAATAGGATATTGAACTCAGTGAATTTCCATGAGCTAGATATTCCAAAGGAATTTTTAGGAACTCCAGACCAGATAGTTGTCAACGTGGAGCAGAAAATAAAGGAAAATAAAGGAAAGCTAGAGTTGGTGAATCATAGGCTGGCACAATTAAAAGAGAAATACGGGTCTTCGGTTGAAAGGGCATATAGCAGACTGAGACTTGAGGAAGAAATAGTTCAGATAAAAAAGGAAACTGCCTGCACAAACAGCTATTTCTATCTCTCGGGCTGGGTGCCAGCCAGAGACAAGAAAAGAATCGAAAAGCGGTTTGAGAAATATGGGCATATGGTGCTTACTATGTTTAAGGATGTTTCTGAGGTTCACAAATACATAATTCCACCCACTAAGCTTAAAAATAATAGACTGACTAGGCCCTTTGAATCCCTAGTAAAGATGTATGGGGTTCCCTCCTACGACGAACTCGATCCCACATTGTTTTTGAGCATCACCTATATGCTTTTATTTGGGATGATGTTTGGGGATGTTGGGCAGGGGCTGATATTACTTTTAGCTGGTTTATATTTCAGCAGGAAAAACAAAGATAGCTTGTATGGGGGAATACTGGCAAGGCTTGGGCTTAGTTCAACCATATTTGGATTTTTATATGGAAGTGTATTTGGATTTGAACACATTATTCCCGCCCTATTGGTACATCCCATAGAGCATATAAGCTTTATGCTGACGGGGTCTGTTGTCATGGGAATTATACTGCTTATCACAAGTTTTGGCTACAGTATTGTTAATAAAGTAAGGCAAAGGGATATAAAGGAAGGCATATTTGGTAGAAATGGCTTAAATGGATTGATATTTTACTTAAGCCTATTGGGTCTTGTGGCCAATGTTGCACTTAAAAGAGAGATAATCCCATCCACTGTGCTTTACTTAATATTATTGATTTCCTTAGTCCTTATTGTGGTTAGGGAGCCAATGGCTAATCTAATACTTAAGAAAAGACCACTATATCACGAGGAGATATCTAGCTACTATATAGAAAGTGGCTTTGATATATTTGAAACTCTACTTAGCATGATGAGTAATACGATTTCCTTTATAAGGGTAGGAGCATTTGCCCTTAATCATGTTGGACTTTTCATAGCCTTTCAAACCATGGCAAAGCTCATGAACAATTTTGCGGGAAGCATAATCATTTTTCTAATAGGCAACATCATTATAATATTCCTTGAAGGCTTAATAGTATTTATTCAGGGGTTAAGGCTACAATACTATGAGCTTTTCAGTAAATATTATAAGGGTGAGGGAATAGAATTTGAGCCGGTGAAATTAGGGGCTAAATATTAACTGGGGGTAATAAACATGAAATACATACTAATTTCTTCA includes:
- a CDS encoding efflux RND transporter periplasmic adaptor subunit, whose translation is MKSLSKSICISICLLMLLMTGCSAGAEGKDAVNVFNEEEGIVSQGVIEAKEVSINSKIPGRIGKIYVEEGMEIEAGKPIVEITSEELQAKKEQALALVKAAEAAHKAAKGQVQAAQSLSQKAHNGAREQEIAKAQAYYDLMVSTYERVEKLYEKGAVSEQKKEEVKTQLEVAKQTLSMAKEGARSEDINSAEALVTQALSMEQAAKGKLEQAQGGLQEVEAYLKDTKICAPINGTVTQINADEGELVSTGMSIATITNLNKAWVEVKIKETDLEKIALGQEVKVKVPSFSDEIFKGKVVRINKKPDFATKRATNDNGNFDIIAFGVKIEIENNEKVLRPGMTAFAQFLK
- a CDS encoding TolC family protein; this encodes MKKYVGSTILVLVLCFTLVGTTLGASNIVDSMDFQGEGANLSLDKAIEQTIESSPSIKKAKLDLEQADVDYDKYKSNLRKAKKADNTKNKESASYLQYVTLQEIVGEYGLENSKRNYNATVEKLKADIEEAYYGLLQAQQLEDINKANVETAKDLYEKTNKKFELGLIAKQEVINSELSMIKAENDYKYAQNIVKNAKMGLNMILGYDVMKEIKLQDELKYKEFEAGSIAEGVSKALLNRNEIKAAEVGYEISKVNFAIAEKKYPDVTYQFRESKVNVEKAEKELEDAKKAIEMEVRGNYLNVIQKQEEIKAGKKSVELAEEALRLSRLSYDVGMSVLTDVQKAQTAFLQAKLGLSKAILDYNLAVLKYEDVIGVGRATIWTSGF
- a CDS encoding MarR family transcriptional regulator; amino-acid sequence: MNKRKQIYESYNWIGEIANKTIVELKKTAEILEETHNNFFNKFDISSTKFNLLVILYNAPEEGMTLSEIGGEMLVTKANITGLVDRLEKQGFVTRRRHHRDRRKVMAAITKPGREFTERVIGEYKVWSKDVMTILGDDEKSRLLGLFRKLQTGLISKKLV
- a CDS encoding V-type ATPase subunit; the protein is MGSIKRFAAINTKIRTLEGRLLTEHDYSRLIAMNSVGDIARYLKEHTAYTTVLEGINLSLINTDKLELLLKKYIVQQYQRLIHYFTDEYRKLFKILFTRYEIEDLKIFLRAIDREESLANVKDMVVYSGIYSTIDYDDLSLSKNLEGLIDRLRGTVYHNALKAYTREDQEKRLFYMEMSLDRLYFKLLAEKLEKLDKRDKDILRELLGKNIDLMNLQWIYRGLKFYGLSPEELINYTLHNGHYLNFKRIKELCYAKNEGELIYKMIDSKYGFLFDNKDTLEIFMERRIERYLYFLLLDYKRKEKMNIIEAVVFIHLLEYEMRDIISIVEAVRYGMDEESTTKFLVRVIQ
- a CDS encoding V-type ATP synthase subunit I encodes the protein MAVEKMEMLNLVAPMDEIDNISRDIVLLQNIHIVNALNEINKSNFTLCVLEENLEELVDMCVIKPYMKEADYKGISEKINNLMGYLGLDKAIKEKYIDESYDFQDSIKEIEDIYPEICGVYKEKFIYNHELKKIEEFDSHIHHLKRTNVDLSSLNNLSFFSYKIGILSKENINRLKKNYENISAIVLHIGSNTIGEVYLVVSPKDLETETNRILNSVNFHELDIPKEFLGTPDQIVVNVEQKIKENKGKLELVNHRLAQLKEKYGSSVERAYSRLRLEEEIVQIKKETACTNSYFYLSGWVPARDKKRIEKRFEKYGHMVLTMFKDVSEVHKYIIPPTKLKNNRLTRPFESLVKMYGVPSYDELDPTLFLSITYMLLFGMMFGDVGQGLILLLAGLYFSRKNKDSLYGGILARLGLSSTIFGFLYGSVFGFEHIIPALLVHPIEHISFMLTGSVVMGIILLITSFGYSIVNKVRQRDIKEGIFGRNGLNGLIFYLSLLGLVANVALKREIIPSTVLYLILLISLVLIVVREPMANLILKKRPLYHEEISSYYIESGFDIFETLLSMMSNTISFIRVGAFALNHVGLFIAFQTMAKLMNNFAGSIIIFLIGNIIIIFLEGLIVFIQGLRLQYYELFSKYYKGEGIEFEPVKLGAKY
- a CDS encoding ABC transporter permease — encoded protein: MSFLKMIFKELKNTILDRDVILLISLGSIFLTLLFGGVYINSYIEDIPVAILDEDNSSLSRMIVQQFGDDDRFDLTYHINTREELKDLIDSRRVHMGVYIPPNFSKDVMTLESSDVLILVDGTNMVVGNNAYAQAVSIIQTIAAGTQIKLIEAKGIVPSLSYNVAMPFQFTDRMLYDPKMTYMNYLIVGFIGIFLQQVMFSGVGISVVKRGEYFAGKNTIKKLVPKVIALAILALSSMCIAIHIAQRVFNVPIRGSIGIGLLFAFVFILAITCPAIILASIVKDKLKFAQISYMLSLPTFAASGYLWTIDQLPAPMVAVYKCLWPLIYFVRPFDEVMVKGLRFEMIKGNIYGLLLYTLIWMPIAIFILKRRYKNTECTN
- a CDS encoding ABC transporter permease, whose translation is MISSLCTTIKREFDIMVKAKMIFIVIILIPLLTNFLFGYEFGKDVLTKIPMAVYDGDNSSISRMIVEQFRENDMFDVKYYLKNSDDMKGLMDDSKIRVGMVIPKGFGKDVTGTKSPSILMVYDGSHMPMAAAAKKSASEILLTLKTGVFMKLLRGKLNLPADTAQKVALAINFSSRTLYNPTGSYKNFLNIGFGTAIVQSGIAIMAATAIRREEIEKEKSKRIGYLLGKIIFYGLLGWLSLVLCIFIQNKVFNIPLRGQFTHAVILSMALSFAVASLSLMISTWIRDYMFATLVNAVIFIPNTVMVGYTWPVLSMPKPYRILANFYPFYHFIDNLRDLFLKGLPISKMGGDIVWFIKFTIGVLIIGILGILTAKGREYIEESSPDKGGEEIVIS
- a CDS encoding TolC family protein, producing MRKRVFITTILISLLVFNVAFAVDDIKEVKKSTEESKTISLTIEESVKLGLENSIDLKIVKNEIDLSALKQKRTKNLSKKLEDGDDRIRDASGQINKAQQLLNAGISPIDKKIGSITIKAGQPIPDSIPADQKAAIIQGIQAELNNKKKALEGGELSLESSLDQAGISISEKLKFETLDSLGVNSTSDLMTTMANVSYEVTNASYDIYKNKIAMLIQKNYYDVLKAQKILAVKRKAMERAKKQYEFSKDSFEVGMKAKDDMLLADVYYKSTEIEFRKAEGELENAFIELKKNLNVSLDTEIVLTDVLVDESETPDFEEGLKSGMKNRLEIKKAVGEVAIYDLNFEATKKKYPSNTYTHKEAKLLKEKKRLNYDKVFQDVETSIKQSYETLITVGDMLEKAKDMVEKARESVEIAEFKYKEGFGVESSLLKKLDLETAAGTIVEVLAAEENLSNVEEKVVQIMYSYNLAKVKYYNDAGKFIY